The following are encoded in a window of Halosolutus halophilus genomic DNA:
- a CDS encoding hydroxysqualene dehydroxylase translates to MTDVAVLGGGIGGLTAAHELAERGFDVTVFEANDRFGGKARSMPIADDPESLHGEHGFRFFPAFYRHVVDTMGRIPDGHGTVADNLVETEATLIASIDSPGQVAETQTPDSLRGWLEALRPAFAEDLPPEDVRFLLERLLYLLTACEERREGELDDVSWWTFIDAENRSREFRERLAATTQSLVALRPQVGSARTIGTIYLQLLFGQLDPARPTERVLNAPTSEAWIDPWVRYLETIGVEFHPDTPVQRLESGGRRVTGVVLADGRTVTADEYVLAVPVEVAPEVVTPELRRAAPELDRIDRLETAWMNGIQFYLSEDVALTRGHQVYADAPWALTSISQRQFWTGHDLDERGPEGVEGVLSVIASDWDTPGILYGKPARACTREEIATEIWEQLKAHLNGPERRLTDELLVDWFLDPAIVETGVASETRRADGEAVDDGGVENRSPLLINTVGSLRNRPPADVGARNLTLASDYVRTNTDLASMESANEAGRRAANAICDRRGSRDTRARIWDLEEPAVFDPFKRQDRVRYRLGLPHPGAVTQSLRTATRRLGGNA, encoded by the coding sequence ATGACCGACGTTGCCGTACTCGGCGGCGGGATCGGCGGACTCACCGCGGCGCACGAACTCGCCGAGCGCGGCTTCGACGTGACCGTCTTCGAGGCGAACGACCGCTTCGGCGGGAAGGCCCGATCGATGCCGATCGCGGACGACCCGGAATCGCTTCACGGCGAACACGGATTCCGGTTCTTTCCGGCGTTCTACCGCCACGTCGTCGACACGATGGGCCGGATTCCCGACGGTCACGGCACCGTCGCGGACAACCTCGTGGAGACCGAGGCGACGCTCATCGCGAGTATCGACAGTCCGGGGCAGGTCGCCGAGACCCAGACGCCCGACTCGCTGCGCGGCTGGCTCGAAGCGCTCCGCCCGGCGTTCGCCGAGGATCTACCTCCCGAGGACGTTCGGTTCCTGCTCGAACGGCTGCTGTACCTGCTGACCGCGTGTGAGGAGCGCCGCGAGGGGGAACTCGACGACGTCTCCTGGTGGACGTTCATCGACGCCGAGAACCGCTCCCGGGAGTTTCGCGAGCGACTCGCCGCCACGACGCAGTCGCTCGTCGCGCTCCGCCCACAGGTCGGGAGCGCCCGGACCATCGGGACGATCTACCTGCAGTTGCTGTTCGGCCAGCTGGATCCGGCCCGGCCGACAGAGCGGGTGCTGAACGCGCCGACGAGCGAGGCCTGGATCGATCCGTGGGTCCGGTACCTCGAGACGATCGGCGTCGAGTTCCATCCGGACACCCCGGTGCAGCGACTCGAGTCCGGCGGTCGACGCGTTACCGGCGTCGTGCTGGCAGACGGAAGGACGGTCACGGCCGACGAGTACGTCCTCGCCGTCCCGGTCGAGGTCGCCCCCGAGGTCGTCACGCCGGAGTTGCGTCGGGCCGCACCGGAACTCGATCGGATCGATCGGCTCGAGACCGCCTGGATGAACGGCATCCAGTTCTACCTCTCCGAGGACGTCGCGTTGACCCGCGGGCACCAGGTCTACGCCGACGCGCCCTGGGCGCTGACGTCGATCTCCCAGCGACAGTTCTGGACCGGCCACGACCTCGACGAACGCGGCCCCGAGGGGGTCGAGGGCGTGCTCTCGGTGATCGCGTCCGACTGGGACACGCCGGGGATCCTCTACGGGAAGCCGGCGCGGGCGTGTACGCGAGAAGAGATCGCGACGGAGATCTGGGAACAGCTGAAAGCACACCTGAACGGGCCCGAGAGGCGACTGACGGACGAGTTGCTCGTCGACTGGTTCCTCGATCCGGCGATCGTCGAGACCGGCGTTGCGTCGGAGACGCGACGAGCGGACGGCGAAGCCGTCGACGACGGCGGCGTCGAGAATCGGTCACCGCTGTTGATCAACACCGTGGGCTCGTTGCGGAACCGGCCGCCGGCCGACGTCGGCGCGAGGAACCTCACGCTGGCGAGCGATTACGTGCGGACGAACACCGATCTGGCCTCGATGGAGTCGGCCAACGAGGCCGGCCGGCGCGCAGCGAACGCGATCTGCGATCGACGCGGGAGCCGGGACACCCGCGCACGGATCTGGGACCTCGAGGAGCCCGCCGTGTTCGACCCGTTCAAACGCCAGGACCGGGTCCGGTACCGCCTCGGACTGCCGCACCCGGGAGCGGTGACACAGTCGCTCCGGACGGCCACCAGACGCCTCGGCGGGAACGCCTGA
- a CDS encoding 50S ribosomal protein L39e: MGKKSKGKKKRLAKLENQNSRVPAWVMMKTDMEVQRNPKRRNWRRSDTDE; encoded by the coding sequence ATGGGTAAAAAATCGAAGGGCAAGAAGAAGCGTCTTGCCAAACTCGAGAACCAGAACAGCCGCGTTCCGGCCTGGGTCATGATGAAGACCGACATGGAGGTCCAGCGGAATCCGAAGCGACGCAACTGGCGGCGCAGCGACACTGACGAGTAA
- a CDS encoding 50S ribosomal protein L31e: protein MSASDFEERVVTVPLRDVKKGANHEAADLAMRLVREHLAKHFAVDEDAIRLDPSINEEVWSQGRANPPRKLRVRAARFDEEGEAVVEAEVAE from the coding sequence ATGAGTGCGAGTGACTTCGAGGAGCGCGTGGTAACCGTGCCGCTCCGTGACGTCAAGAAGGGGGCCAACCACGAGGCCGCCGACCTCGCGATGCGACTCGTCCGCGAGCACCTCGCGAAACACTTCGCCGTCGACGAAGACGCCATTCGACTGGACCCCTCGATCAACGAGGAAGTCTGGTCGCAGGGCCGAGCGAACCCGCCGCGGAAGCTCCGCGTTCGCGCGGCGCGCTTCGACGAAGAGGGCGAAGCCGTCGTCGAGGCCGAGGTCGCCGAGTAA
- the pspAB gene encoding PspA-associated protein PspAB, which translates to MGLLDGLRAVLGLRAEADAKRDADPDDLFGMSTAYLTMEADLGYESLDVGALCFSGVDSSSFRDAVDEVEAILEAGQEETGTEFSVSADDHGYHWVVLRDEDPEDLVTSLHFAADTFIEHGYGSRLLAAVFAYEKGDAAMRHRDGGSAERSSADRSSGQRPREDGEAADGNGRVYWIYSFRRGRFYPFAPRSGRERDSSAEFKLEAALDGELEIEREKEYWYPLWPSQGGRHPWE; encoded by the coding sequence ATGGGACTGCTCGACGGACTCCGTGCCGTCCTCGGGTTGCGCGCCGAGGCCGACGCGAAACGGGACGCCGACCCCGACGACCTCTTCGGGATGAGTACCGCCTACCTCACGATGGAAGCCGATCTCGGCTACGAGTCGCTCGACGTCGGGGCGCTGTGTTTCTCCGGCGTCGATTCGAGTAGCTTCCGTGACGCCGTCGACGAGGTCGAGGCTATCCTCGAGGCCGGCCAGGAGGAGACCGGAACGGAGTTCTCGGTCTCCGCGGACGACCACGGCTACCACTGGGTCGTCCTCCGGGACGAGGATCCGGAGGATCTCGTCACGAGTCTGCACTTCGCCGCGGACACGTTCATCGAGCACGGCTACGGATCGCGCCTGCTCGCGGCCGTCTTCGCCTACGAGAAAGGCGATGCCGCGATGCGGCATCGAGACGGGGGTAGCGCGGAACGGAGTTCCGCGGACCGTTCGAGCGGACAACGTCCGCGAGAAGACGGCGAAGCCGCCGACGGGAACGGTCGCGTCTACTGGATCTACTCCTTCCGCCGCGGCCGGTTCTACCCCTTCGCGCCCCGCTCCGGCCGCGAGCGCGACTCGAGCGCGGAGTTCAAACTCGAGGCGGCGCTGGACGGCGAACTCGAGATCGAACGCGAGAAGGAGTACTGGTACCCGCTGTGGCCGAGTCAGGGCGGCCGCCACCCCTGGGAGTGA
- a CDS encoding PQQ-binding-like beta-propeller repeat protein: MTEWNQFKGDRANAGVRRDLEGPYRVEEAWTADLSGPVRSSPVLDRDTVYVGTSYGNLFAFDRETGRRRWVFETASAIDATPIVTDDVVYCGTADGTIHALDPGTGDEVWETALAGDLTTSPSLSDGRLFAGHADAPGLSAIDADTGDVLWSHETEGSVVGCPAIDDDRVYVGTSEATVYGLAVDTGEVEWDVPADGAITDGPTLADGRAYVGDDDGTLLALDVETGQSWFTYEIRDAFTSSATVLPEVETTFVGAADGYLHVTDTTFGRRKVRGWLFSKQGVALDGDVRSSPVVAGDVCLVGDSSGSLYGIDVTEFDVLWHFGADGAITSTPAIAAERLYVGSDDERLYCLEWDSDEPMP; the protein is encoded by the coding sequence GTGACAGAGTGGAACCAGTTTAAGGGTGATCGCGCGAACGCGGGCGTCCGACGCGACCTCGAGGGACCGTACCGGGTCGAGGAGGCCTGGACCGCCGACCTCTCCGGCCCGGTCCGATCGTCGCCGGTTCTCGATCGCGATACGGTCTACGTCGGCACGAGTTACGGCAACCTGTTCGCGTTCGACCGGGAGACGGGCCGCCGGCGCTGGGTGTTCGAGACCGCGTCTGCGATCGACGCGACGCCGATCGTTACCGACGACGTTGTCTACTGTGGGACGGCCGACGGCACGATTCACGCGCTCGATCCCGGCACCGGCGACGAGGTCTGGGAGACCGCGCTCGCCGGCGACCTCACGACCTCGCCGTCGCTGTCCGACGGCCGACTCTTCGCTGGTCACGCCGACGCGCCGGGGCTATCGGCGATCGACGCCGACACGGGTGACGTGCTCTGGAGCCACGAGACGGAGGGGTCGGTGGTCGGCTGTCCGGCGATCGACGACGATCGGGTCTACGTCGGGACGAGCGAGGCGACGGTGTACGGCCTCGCGGTCGACACCGGCGAGGTCGAGTGGGACGTGCCGGCCGACGGTGCGATCACCGACGGCCCGACCCTCGCCGACGGGAGAGCGTACGTCGGCGACGACGACGGCACGCTACTCGCGCTGGACGTCGAGACCGGCCAGTCGTGGTTCACCTACGAGATCCGGGACGCGTTCACCTCGTCGGCGACGGTACTGCCCGAGGTCGAGACCACCTTCGTCGGCGCGGCCGACGGCTACCTCCACGTCACCGACACCACCTTCGGCCGGCGCAAGGTCCGGGGCTGGCTGTTCTCGAAGCAGGGAGTCGCCCTCGACGGCGACGTTCGCTCGAGTCCGGTCGTCGCCGGCGACGTCTGTCTCGTCGGCGATTCGTCGGGGTCGCTCTACGGCATCGACGTCACGGAATTCGACGTGCTCTGGCACTTCGGGGCCGACGGCGCGATCACGAGCACGCCCGCGATCGCCGCGGAGCGCCTCTACGTCGGCAGCGACGACGAACGGCTCTACTGTCTCGAGTGGGACTCCGACGAGCCGATGCCCTGA
- a CDS encoding aminotransferase class V-fold PLP-dependent enzyme: protein MSHQELEPLDVGAIREEFPILEREFDGQQVVYLDNAATTQTPDPVVDAMSDYYRQSNANVHRGIHHLSQEASIRYEEAHDRVAEFINADGREEIIFTKNTTEGENLIAYSWGLDELGPGDEIVLTEMEHHASLVTWQQIGKRTGADVKYIRIDETGRLDMDHARELLTDDTAIVSAVHVSNTLGTVNPVSELTDLAHEHGAFSFIDGAQAVPNRPVDVEEIDADFYAFSGHKMAGPTGIGVLYGKEHLLEEMNPYLYGGGMIRKVTFEDSTWGDLPWKFEPGTPPIAEAVGLHAAIDWLEDVGMDRIRAHEEKLAAYACDQLAAEDDVEIYGPEGGPDRGGLVSFNVDGVHAHDLTSILNDHTIAIRAGDHCTQPLHDKLGIAASARASFYVYNTREEVDKLIAALDDARQLFA, encoded by the coding sequence ATGAGTCACCAGGAACTCGAACCGCTCGACGTCGGAGCCATCCGCGAGGAGTTCCCCATTCTGGAGCGGGAGTTCGACGGCCAGCAGGTCGTCTACCTCGACAACGCGGCGACGACCCAGACGCCCGATCCGGTCGTCGACGCGATGAGCGACTACTACCGGCAGTCCAACGCGAACGTCCACCGCGGGATCCACCACCTCAGCCAGGAGGCGTCGATTCGCTACGAGGAGGCCCACGATCGCGTCGCGGAGTTCATCAACGCCGACGGCCGCGAGGAAATCATCTTCACCAAGAACACGACCGAGGGCGAGAACCTGATCGCCTACTCGTGGGGGCTGGACGAACTCGGTCCCGGCGACGAAATCGTCCTGACGGAGATGGAACACCACGCCTCGCTGGTCACGTGGCAACAGATCGGCAAGCGGACCGGGGCCGACGTGAAGTACATCCGGATCGACGAGACCGGCCGACTGGACATGGACCACGCCCGCGAGTTGCTCACCGACGACACCGCGATCGTCTCGGCGGTCCACGTCTCGAACACGCTCGGTACCGTCAACCCCGTCTCGGAGTTGACCGACCTCGCGCACGAACACGGCGCGTTCTCGTTCATCGACGGCGCGCAGGCCGTCCCGAATCGTCCGGTCGACGTCGAGGAAATCGACGCCGACTTCTACGCCTTCTCGGGGCACAAGATGGCCGGTCCCACCGGGATCGGCGTCCTCTACGGCAAGGAGCACCTGCTCGAGGAGATGAATCCCTACCTCTACGGCGGCGGCATGATCCGCAAGGTCACCTTCGAGGACTCCACCTGGGGCGACCTCCCCTGGAAGTTCGAACCCGGCACGCCGCCGATCGCCGAAGCCGTCGGCCTCCACGCCGCGATCGACTGGCTCGAAGACGTCGGGATGGACCGCATCCGCGCCCACGAGGAGAAACTGGCGGCCTACGCCTGCGATCAGCTCGCGGCCGAAGACGACGTCGAGATCTACGGCCCCGAGGGCGGCCCCGATCGGGGCGGGCTGGTCAGCTTCAACGTCGACGGCGTCCACGCCCACGACCTGACCTCGATCCTGAACGACCACACGATCGCGATCCGGGCCGGCGATCACTGTACCCAGCCGCTGCACGACAAGCTTGGCATCGCGGCCTCCGCTCGCGCATCCTTCTACGTCTACAACACGCGCGAGGAGGTCGACAAGCTGATCGCGGCGCTGGACGATGCGCGACAGTTGTTCGCGTAA
- the thpR gene encoding RNA 2',3'-cyclic phosphodiesterase: MSKRLFVSVDLPDDLAEPVADLQDEFSDASGLKFTDPEQVHVTLKFLGDVDDDRLPTLGDELAAAVDDPNVDPFTVRYGGLGVFPDLDYINVVWFGVETGGEELTRLHEAIEDRTTAMGFDAESHEFTPHVTLARMEHAGGKEHVQDIVRDRDPTIGECRVEEVRLTESTLTSDGPVYSTVERFPLE; encoded by the coding sequence ATGAGCAAGCGACTGTTCGTCAGCGTCGACCTGCCCGACGACCTCGCGGAACCGGTCGCCGACCTCCAGGACGAGTTTTCGGACGCGAGCGGGCTCAAATTCACCGATCCGGAGCAGGTCCACGTCACGCTGAAGTTCCTCGGCGACGTGGACGACGATCGGCTCCCCACCCTCGGGGACGAACTCGCCGCCGCAGTCGACGATCCGAACGTCGACCCCTTCACCGTCCGCTACGGCGGGCTCGGCGTCTTCCCCGACCTCGACTACATCAACGTCGTCTGGTTCGGGGTCGAGACGGGCGGCGAGGAGCTTACCCGGCTCCACGAGGCGATCGAGGACCGGACGACGGCGATGGGGTTCGACGCCGAATCCCACGAGTTCACGCCTCACGTCACGCTCGCGCGGATGGAACACGCCGGCGGGAAGGAGCACGTTCAAGATATCGTTCGCGACCGAGATCCGACGATCGGCGAGTGCCGCGTCGAAGAGGTCCGACTCACCGAAAGCACGCTGACGTCTGACGGGCCGGTCTACTCGACGGTCGAACGGTTCCCGCTCGAGTGA
- the sufU gene encoding Fe-S cluster assembly sulfur transfer protein SufU, which produces MGLGSDMYRQQILDHYKNPRNYGELEDPTFTHIGENPMCGDEIRMDVRLDEDGETIERVAFSGDGCAISQASASMLSGNLAGKTIDELLAMDRDDVIEMLGVDISPMRVKCAVLAEKVAQDGAEIYRGELDVEKTTTED; this is translated from the coding sequence ATGGGACTGGGATCCGATATGTACAGACAGCAGATCCTCGACCACTACAAGAATCCCCGGAACTACGGGGAACTCGAGGATCCAACCTTCACTCACATCGGCGAGAATCCGATGTGTGGCGACGAGATTCGCATGGACGTCCGCCTCGACGAGGACGGGGAGACGATCGAGCGGGTGGCCTTCTCCGGCGACGGCTGTGCGATCAGCCAGGCCTCCGCGAGCATGCTCTCGGGTAACCTCGCCGGGAAGACGATCGACGAACTGCTCGCGATGGACCGGGACGACGTCATCGAGATGCTCGGTGTCGACATCTCGCCGATGCGCGTCAAGTGCGCGGTCCTCGCGGAGAAGGTCGCACAGGACGGCGCGGAGATCTACCGCGGCGAACTCGACGTCGAGAAGACGACGACCGAAGACTGA
- the radA gene encoding DNA repair and recombination protein RadA, with product MADADLETLPGVGPATADKLHDAGFDSFQSLAVASPSELSNTADVGESTAADIVNAARDAADVGGFETGSTVLERRNEIGKLSWHIDEVDDLLGGGIETQSITEVYGEFGSGKSQVTHQMAVNVQLPKEVGGLHGSAMFIDSEDTFRPERIDDMVRGLPDEAIEAALEDREIEGSPGDEDALEALVEDMLEKIHVAKAFNSNHQMLLAEKAKELAGEHEDGEYPIRLLCVDSLTAHFRAEYVGRGELADRQQKLNKHLHDLDKVGNLYNTAVIVTNQVASNPDSFFGDPTQPIGGNILGHKSTFRIYLRKSKGDKRIVRLVDAPNLADGEAVMRVQDEGLKPE from the coding sequence ATGGCAGACGCAGACCTCGAGACGCTCCCCGGCGTCGGACCGGCAACCGCAGACAAACTCCACGACGCAGGCTTCGACTCCTTCCAGAGCCTCGCCGTCGCCTCGCCCTCCGAACTGTCGAACACGGCCGACGTCGGCGAGTCCACCGCGGCGGACATCGTCAACGCCGCCCGCGACGCCGCCGACGTCGGCGGCTTCGAGACCGGCTCTACGGTACTGGAGCGACGAAACGAGATCGGGAAACTGAGCTGGCACATCGACGAGGTCGACGACCTCCTCGGCGGCGGGATCGAGACCCAGTCGATCACCGAAGTCTACGGCGAGTTCGGCTCCGGCAAGTCCCAGGTCACCCACCAGATGGCCGTCAACGTCCAGCTTCCCAAGGAGGTCGGCGGCCTCCACGGCAGCGCGATGTTCATCGACAGCGAGGACACGTTCCGCCCCGAACGGATCGACGACATGGTCCGCGGGCTGCCGGACGAGGCCATCGAGGCCGCCCTCGAGGACCGCGAGATCGAGGGCTCGCCCGGCGACGAGGACGCACTGGAGGCGCTCGTCGAGGACATGCTCGAGAAGATTCACGTGGCGAAGGCGTTCAACTCCAACCACCAGATGCTGCTCGCGGAGAAGGCCAAGGAACTCGCGGGCGAACACGAGGACGGCGAGTACCCGATTCGGCTGCTCTGTGTCGACTCGCTGACCGCCCACTTCCGCGCGGAGTACGTCGGCCGTGGCGAACTCGCCGATCGCCAGCAGAAACTCAACAAGCACCTCCACGACCTCGACAAGGTCGGCAACCTCTACAACACCGCCGTCATCGTCACGAACCAGGTCGCCTCGAACCCCGACTCGTTCTTCGGCGACCCGACCCAGCCGATCGGTGGCAACATCCTGGGCCACAAGTCGACGTTCCGGATCTACCTCCGCAAGTCCAAGGGCGACAAGCGGATCGTCCGCCTCGTCGACGCCCCGAACCTCGCCGACGGCGAGGCCGTCATGCGCGTCCAGGACGAAGGCCTGAAGCCCGAGTAG
- a CDS encoding metal-dependent hydrolase family protein, protein MRVIDSDRLVTGRDERPIEDGRVVLDDDGTIAAVGTREDVDAPDDAEIEAYAATVPGLVDAHLHLQGVREMDPMTWITESSELGTARATADLRSLLEAGFTTVRDVGSTTGLGLRGAVAEGTIPGPRIFTSGRTISQTAGHGDDHFLPYEWVSEGGGAISTLADGPDECRKEARKRIRNGVDVLKIMTTGGVLSEKDAPDQSQFTDAEVRALVEEAHRVGIPVASHAQGAPGIKTALRNGVDTIEHGFYLDEECLDLFHETDAVFVPTLAIMHRLVENGADHGVPEYGLEKARKAREAHFESVERAYEAGIPIATGTDFLGPELIPHGENALELELLVEAVGMDEHEVLQSATRVASRTIPADDVGTLEAGNRADLLALGRDPIADITAVRDVEAVYKGGELVSV, encoded by the coding sequence ATGCGAGTTATCGACTCGGACCGGCTCGTTACCGGTCGGGACGAGCGACCGATCGAGGACGGACGCGTCGTGCTCGACGACGACGGAACGATCGCGGCCGTCGGCACCCGGGAGGACGTCGACGCCCCGGACGACGCCGAGATCGAGGCGTACGCCGCGACCGTTCCGGGACTCGTCGACGCGCACCTGCACCTCCAGGGAGTTCGCGAGATGGATCCGATGACGTGGATCACGGAATCGTCGGAACTGGGGACCGCGCGGGCGACGGCGGACCTCCGGTCGCTCCTCGAGGCGGGGTTCACGACGGTCCGGGACGTCGGGTCGACGACGGGCCTCGGGCTCCGCGGAGCCGTCGCAGAGGGGACGATTCCGGGGCCGCGGATCTTCACGAGCGGCCGGACGATCAGCCAGACCGCGGGCCACGGCGACGATCACTTCCTCCCCTACGAGTGGGTATCGGAGGGTGGTGGTGCGATATCGACCCTGGCGGACGGCCCCGACGAGTGTCGCAAGGAAGCCCGCAAACGGATCCGAAACGGCGTCGACGTGCTCAAGATCATGACCACCGGGGGCGTGCTCAGCGAGAAGGACGCCCCGGACCAGAGCCAGTTCACCGACGCCGAGGTGCGGGCGCTCGTCGAGGAGGCCCACCGGGTCGGAATTCCGGTGGCATCCCACGCGCAGGGTGCCCCCGGAATCAAGACCGCCCTCCGAAACGGCGTCGACACGATCGAGCACGGCTTCTACCTCGACGAGGAGTGTCTCGACCTGTTCCACGAGACGGACGCCGTCTTCGTCCCGACGCTCGCGATCATGCACCGACTCGTCGAAAACGGTGCGGACCACGGCGTTCCCGAGTACGGCCTCGAGAAGGCTCGAAAGGCCCGCGAGGCGCACTTCGAGTCCGTCGAACGCGCCTACGAGGCCGGGATCCCGATCGCGACCGGGACGGACTTCCTCGGCCCCGAACTCATTCCGCACGGCGAGAACGCGCTCGAACTGGAACTGCTCGTCGAGGCGGTCGGCATGGACGAACACGAGGTGCTCCAGTCGGCGACCCGCGTCGCTTCCCGGACGATTCCCGCCGATGACGTCGGTACGCTCGAAGCGGGGAACCGGGCCGACCTCCTCGCGCTCGGGCGCGATCCGATCGCGGATATCACTGCGGTTCGTGACGTGGAGGCGGTCTACAAGGGGGGAGAACTCGTTTCCGTGTGA
- a CDS encoding tetratricopeptide repeat protein: MTDREGDRDHPFSEGEGFDDPYEEFDLDPPELGVDPSKVDPVDSRVVTDTLDEHNIDQAEVDADELLDVGLNYMQINRYEQATDAFERAARFAEDDRVEQEAWVNKGVAHAELEEYDEAIGAHREALRIDDSSEHAATAETNLAYALWEFGETAQALEHAERAVEIDERFAEGWFNRAFFLSERGLAEEALHCIDNAVRLGMRNAQVLEEKARILEELGEYDEAEEIADEANEMRERAEQRLVEERQEMQGQGGQPGAMGESDIERVDRVREGEGDDEWRLE, encoded by the coding sequence ATGACTGACCGAGAGGGCGATCGCGATCACCCCTTCTCCGAAGGGGAGGGCTTCGACGATCCCTACGAGGAGTTCGACCTCGATCCGCCGGAACTGGGCGTCGACCCCTCGAAGGTCGATCCCGTCGACTCGCGCGTGGTCACCGACACGCTCGACGAGCACAACATCGACCAGGCGGAGGTCGACGCGGACGAGTTGCTCGACGTCGGCCTGAACTACATGCAGATCAACCGCTACGAGCAGGCCACCGACGCCTTCGAGCGGGCCGCCCGGTTCGCCGAGGACGATCGCGTCGAACAGGAGGCGTGGGTCAACAAGGGCGTCGCCCACGCCGAACTCGAGGAGTACGACGAGGCGATCGGAGCCCACCGCGAAGCGCTGCGGATCGACGATTCGAGCGAGCACGCCGCGACGGCGGAGACGAACCTCGCGTACGCGCTCTGGGAGTTCGGCGAGACCGCGCAGGCCCTCGAACACGCCGAACGCGCCGTCGAAATCGACGAGCGGTTCGCCGAGGGCTGGTTCAACCGCGCCTTTTTCCTCTCCGAGCGGGGCCTGGCAGAGGAAGCGCTGCACTGTATCGACAACGCGGTTCGCCTCGGCATGCGCAACGCCCAGGTCCTGGAGGAGAAGGCCCGCATCCTCGAGGAACTGGGCGAGTACGACGAGGCCGAAGAGATCGCCGACGAGGCCAACGAGATGCGCGAGCGGGCCGAACAGCGCCTCGTCGAGGAACGCCAGGAGATGCAGGGCCAGGGCGGTCAGCCCGGCGCGATGGGCGAGAGCGATATCGAACGGGTCGATCGCGTCCGGGAGGGCGAGGGCGACGACGAGTGGAGACTGGAATAA
- a CDS encoding HalOD1 output domain-containing protein: protein MIITGTSKGSRQREPITDAIVAAVADAKGVDVLALPPLWDVIDPEALEEVFAPTDHDRRQRRGGRVEFGYCGYDVTVTCADSIDVSIEPRSD from the coding sequence ATGATTATCACCGGCACGTCGAAAGGGAGCAGACAGCGGGAGCCGATCACCGACGCGATCGTCGCCGCGGTCGCGGACGCGAAGGGCGTCGACGTCCTCGCGTTGCCGCCGCTGTGGGACGTGATCGATCCCGAGGCACTCGAAGAGGTGTTCGCACCGACCGACCACGATCGACGGCAGCGCCGCGGCGGACGCGTCGAGTTCGGCTACTGCGGCTACGACGTTACCGTCACGTGCGCCGACTCGATCGACGTTTCGATCGAGCCGCGGAGCGACTGA
- a CDS encoding HD domain-containing protein, which produces MLDAVRDRARRYFDAAPPAHDWHHVQRVDALAETLVDRHPTPVDETVLYLAVALHDVGRSREDRGEIDDHAVWGARKGGEILRDEGADEATIDAVQHCIRAHRYSNAVEPETIEAKLLTDADNLDALGAVGIARVFAYGGELGLPIHDPSIPPADDGSPDGRSQYNHLHKKILDLPARMYTDVGREIAADRAAFVREFVDQFDAETAGER; this is translated from the coding sequence ATGCTCGACGCCGTTCGCGATCGCGCCCGCCGCTACTTCGACGCTGCCCCGCCGGCCCACGACTGGCACCACGTCCAGCGCGTCGACGCGCTCGCCGAGACCCTCGTCGATCGGCACCCGACCCCGGTCGACGAGACCGTCCTGTACCTCGCCGTCGCCCTCCACGACGTCGGTCGATCGCGTGAGGATCGCGGCGAGATCGACGACCACGCGGTCTGGGGTGCCCGGAAAGGGGGCGAAATTCTGCGAGACGAGGGTGCCGACGAGGCGACGATCGACGCGGTTCAACACTGCATCCGGGCCCACCGGTACTCGAACGCCGTCGAACCCGAGACGATCGAGGCGAAACTCCTCACCGACGCGGACAACCTCGACGCCCTCGGCGCGGTCGGGATCGCCCGCGTGTTCGCCTACGGCGGTGAATTGGGCTTGCCGATTCACGATCCGTCGATCCCGCCCGCCGACGACGGGTCCCCCGACGGACGGAGCCAGTACAACCACCTGCACAAGAAGATCCTCGACCTGCCGGCGCGGATGTACACCGACGTCGGACGCGAGATCGCGGCCGATCGTGCGGCGTTCGTTCGCGAGTTCGTCGACCAGTTCGACGCGGAGACGGCGGGCGAGCGGTAG
- a CDS encoding DUF424 domain-containing protein, with product MIVNERETQEGLLVAVCDEDVLGETFEEGDLSLTVTEEFYGGNAVDESAVIDSLARATVANIVGTRAVELAVEEGFVDEANVLEVGATRHAQLLRMY from the coding sequence ATGATCGTCAACGAACGCGAGACACAGGAGGGGCTGCTGGTCGCGGTCTGTGACGAGGACGTCCTCGGCGAGACGTTCGAGGAGGGCGACCTCTCGCTGACCGTCACCGAGGAGTTCTACGGCGGTAACGCGGTCGACGAAAGCGCCGTGATCGACAGCCTCGCACGGGCCACCGTCGCCAACATCGTCGGCACCCGCGCCGTAGAACTCGCCGTCGAGGAAGGGTTCGTCGATGAGGCGAACGTCCTCGAGGTAGGCGCGACGCGACACGCCCAGTTGCTTCGGATGTACTAG